In Tachypleus tridentatus isolate NWPU-2018 chromosome 3, ASM421037v1, whole genome shotgun sequence, the sequence tattcAAAGACCATGAAAAGTTCAATTGGCCGTACaggtttaaattttttattgtatagtttTCACTTAGCTGGTGTGGCTATCTAATCAACATATGAAACCTGTACAATCAACACAAGGTTAGACACATCAGTTAGTTGAGACCTGTACAGCCAATACACAGATTGCCACACTAGCCAGATGAAACCTGTACAATCAACACATGGTTAGGCACATCAGTTAGTTGACACTTGTACAGCCAATACACAGATTGCCACACTAGCTAGATGAAACCTGTACAATCAACACAAGGTTAGACACATCAGTTAGTTCAGACCTGTACAGCCAATACACAGATTGCCACACTAGCCAGATGAAACCTGTACAGTTAACACATGGTTAGCCAACTACATTCTATAATCTCAACTTTAACCTTCTCCTGATATCTATAAAAGGAATGTTGTATTGTCATgagcataatttataaatatcctTTTCATAATAGTATCTTTGTTTGTCAATGTATCACTGACTATAAAGAGACAGTGGCTTTCTTTGTTATTGTAtcattgaacaaaaataaatggtGACTTTGTCTGACAGCATGCAACTGACAACAAGTAAATAGAGGCTGTGTTTTTTAACAACAGAATAAATTTGTGTAACAAGAACTGCTGTAAACATAAAGTTCAGTGTGTGTGAAAACATCCATGTTCTTAGAAGACTGATTTAATctttcattatttacattttagcATACAAGCATAAACATTAAGCCCAGTTCAGAaggtttctaataaaataaaattgtttttttgcaGTTATACTTCTCATCAAGGGTTACTCTACTTGGCTGGACGTTTAGCGCCTGATTACGCATCACTTGTACAGATATTTTCAGAGGTTTGATGTCATTGTAGCTGCTTTTGTGTTAATATTTAGAACTATTAATTTCTGCATTTTTCCTTCACTCACCAGTTACTGAGTTCTTTCTGCTAATGCCCCaactagtacagctgtaagtctatggatttttcaacgctaaaatcagggattcaattttcttcagtgggctcagcagatagcctgatgtggctttgctgtaagaaaacacacatgctcTTCCTGCTAAAATACTGATGGGGAACAATTCATGTTGAACcataaatattagtttcaaatCATGTGTATTTTCAAGATTACAACCTTTAAgaattgaattatttaataattacagcCTGTGATCGTTTATTTCCAGAAAGAAAAGATTAGGTTTTTGAAGTAAGATTACATTTCTCATTTCatacatagaaaataattttaacttcaaCCACAGAAAATTGTTGAAAAGCAAGAAACATCATAAGAAGTTTTCTTAGTGTTTTAGGTTTCACATCAGAGTATTCCTTTTGTTTAGATCTCGGAAAGAGTATTCCTTTTGTTTAGATCTCGCAGAGTATTCCTTTGTTTAGATCACGGCAGAGTATTCCTTTAGTTTAGATCACGGCAGAGTATTCCTTTTGTTTAGATCACGGCAGAGTATTCCTTTTGTTTAGATCACGGCAGAGTATTCCTTTTGTTTAGATCACGGCAGAGTATTCCTTTTGTTTAGATCACGGCAGAGTATTCCTTTTGTTTAGATCTCGCAGAGTATTCCTTTGTTTAGATCTCGGCAGAGTATTCCTTTTGTTTAGATCTCGCAGAGTATTCCTTTTGTTTAGATCTCGGCAGAGTATTCCTTTGTTTAGATCTCGCAGAGTATTCCTTTTGTTTAGATCTCGGCAGAGTATTCCTTTTGTTTAGATCACGGCAGAGTATTCCTTTTGTTTAGATCACGGCAGGGCATTCCTTTTGTTTAGATCACGGCAGGGCATTCCTTTTGTTTGGATCACGTCAGGGCATTCCTTTGTTTGGATCACGCCAGAGTATTCCTTTTGTTTAGATCTCGGCAGAGTATTCCTTTGTTTAGATCACGGCAGAGTATTCCTTTTGTTTAGATCACGGCAGGGCATTCCTTTTGTTTAGATCCGCGGCAGGGCATTCCTTTTGTTTAGATCACGGCAGGGCATTCCTTTTGTTTGGATCACGTCAGGGCATTCCTTTTGTTTGGATCCGTCAGAGTATTCCTTTTGTTTAGATCTTGGATAATTCAtgtgtaaaactttataaaatacaaaaccacTTTTGGTATCACttcatattttctattttgtataataatacatgAATTACACAATAACTAATATAAGGTTcttctgatattgaaataaacttCGAGAAGTTTTATACAAAactgtttgtacacaaaataaaattgactGAAAATATGGAAAACTTTACCAGTCACATGTAGTTCATCTCAGGGTTACTTTGTACAAATGTTCTTTGAAGTGAAAAATGAAATCTGTGTAATTAAAGCACAAACACAATGCTCTAATTTTACTTGTTCATGTTTCTACTCACCTGTTTCATGGTATTAGTAATTCCTTACTCTATAAAACTGACAACAGATTCGTTTGTTTTAACACAGTATCTTATCTCGTATATTCTCACGTGTGAAGGCTCTTTTATGTTCCCTTTCAAATACATGAAACCCATGTAACTTCTGTTTAATCAGAATTGTCACATTTTTAAGATTTCAGTATTTCTTAGTTATTTTCATGTTGTATAAAATACTTCTGTAAGGAGTCCATTTCTCCTTTTCAAGTGTGGTCCGTGAAGAgtgcaatatttaaatatatcttacttTATAATGACTAATGTACGTCATCTTCTATCTTTAGGTTAAAAAACAAGACCCTGAATTCAAACcaaaactgttttgattttggTTCTGGAGTTGGTTCTACAATGTGGTAAGTGTGTAAGGTGTctagctgtaactaaaggtgttactgtaaacctttaaagtgtgtagctgtaactaaaggtgtgactgtaaacttttaaagtgtgtagctgtaactaaaggtgtcattgtaaacctttaaagtgtgtagctgtaactaaaggtgtgattgtaaatgtttaaagtgtgtagctgtaactaaaggtgtgactgtaaacctttaaagtgtgtagctgtatctaaaggtgtgactgtaaacctttaaagtgtgtagctgtaactaaaggtgtcatcgtaaacctttaaagtgtgtagctgtaactaaaggtgtgattgtaaatgtttaaagtgtgtagctgtaactaaaggtgtgactgtaaacctttaaagtgtgtagctgtatctaaaggtgtgactgtaaacctttaaagtgtgtagctgtaactaaaggtgtgactgtaaacctttaaagtgtgtagctgtaactaaaggtgtgactgtaaacctttaaagtgtgtagctgtatctaaaggtgtgattgtaaacctttaaagtgtgtagctgtaactaaaggtgtgattgtaaacttttaaagtgtgtagctgtaactaaaggtgttactgtaaacctttaaagtgtgtagctgtaactaaaggtgtgactgtaaacctttaaagtgtgtagctgtaactaaactaaactaaactaaagtggaagggttcagtttagagagagagaaatcagaagagttctctctcaactggggtgttcaggaactttgtagttcctcttctgTCCCCTTTaagtggattgttattaagattaagtggtggtttttttttatattattattttattaaattaattatcattattattcttttttttgggtggagaatgtctcactaaatgttcttttgggtggaggcaaaggcagcagtggaaagaaggcgGGACCTGTCCCAAaaggaaaaagttgggcagatgtgaacatgaatgtaattcattcaaattcagatcaaatcaagcggcccgattctgggtctggcaaaaggttgcctaggctgggatctagaaatccaatgcctgaagattttgatgtgtggggaaacgggagtgcccgaaaaacccactttcacgagataggcgaaagttttgcctgtcgtggtgccctgtacctgaaaaaaaaaagaattcatgttaaaaacatagattttatttatttagattctttgttgagtggattgtgattcttgaaatatgttgtaaggtgatatgtattttgttggtgcacttgataatttgtgtagtgatgccgttagtttgtttctattttctgcttttagataatatttgagagacagttctgttattctatctcttatagttggtaaattactaatttggtgtagataatttgttggcgtaaaagatggtaaactgaatgcagattttaatattttgttttgttgcacttggatttttttggagtgtgttgtttgacatattgtatgttacttgacatccgtactctattagtggacggatgtaaaccttgtatgtttgtataatggtgttcgcgcgcatttgattgtttaccagttatagtctttagatatgaaatccttttactgattgatgagtgtatattgtttatgtgttttttccatgttagttttgtgtcgaaagtggcGCTAAAgcaatgtgatgttttgctcatgttaatggttgtgtttccaagtgatagttttatttttctagatttttctttgcttctttagttttctatagaaggtgattgcttgtgtttttgtgtttttttacacctgtaactaaaggtgtgactgtaaacctttaaagtgtgtagctgtatctaaaggtgtgactgtaaacctttaaagtgtgtagctgtatctaaaggtgtgactgtaaacctttaaagtgtgtagctgtatctaaaggtgtgactgtaaacctttaaagtgtgtagctgtaactaaaggtgtgattgtaaacctttaaagtgtgtagctgtaactaaaggtgtgactgtaaacctttaaagtgtgtagctgtaactaaaggtgtgagtgtaaacctttaaagtgtgtagctgtaactaaaggtgtgattgtaaacttttaaagtgtgtagctgtaactaaaggtgtgactgtaaacctttaaagtgtgtagctgtatctaaaggtgtgactgtaaacctttaaagtgtgtagctgtatctaaaggtgtgactgtaaacctttaaagtgtgtagctgtaactaaaggtgtgattgtaaacctttaaagtgtgtagctgtaactaaaggtgtgactgtaaacctttaaagtgtgtagctgtaactaaaggtgtgattgtaaacctttaaagtgtgtagctgtaactaaaggtgtgattgtaaacttttaaagtgtgtagctgtaactaaaggtgtgactgtaaacctttaaagtgtgtagctgtaactaaaggtgtgattgtaaacctttaaagtgtgtagctgtaactaaaggtgtgattgTAAACTTTTAAAGTGTGTAGTTGTAACTAAAGGTGTTACTGTAAACCTtaaaagtgtgtagctgtaactaaaggtgtgactgtaaacctttaaagtgtgtacctgtaactaaaggtgtgattgtaaacctttaaagtgtgtagctgtaactaaaggtgtgattgtaaacctttaaagtgtgtagctgtatctaaaggtgtgattgtaaacctttaaagtgtgtagctgtatctaaaggtgtgactgtaaacctttaaagtgtgtagctgtaactaaaggtgtgattgtaaacctttaaagtgtgtagctgtaactaaaggtgtgactgtaaacctttaaagtgtgtagctgtaactaaaggtgtgactgtaaacttttaaagtgtgtagctgtaactaaaggtgtgactgtaaacctttaaagtgtgtagctgtaactaaaggtgtgattgTAAACTTTTAAAGTGTGTAcctgtaactaaaggtgtgattgtaaacttttaaagtgtgtagctgtaactaaaggtgtgactgtaaatgtttaaagtgtgtagctgtaactaaaggtgtgattgtaaacttttaaagtgtgtagctgtaactaaaggtgtgattgtaaacctctaaagtgtgtagctgtaactaaaggtgtgattgTAAACCTCTAAAGTttgtagctgtaactaaaggttTAATCCAGCATGGGAAGCAGTAGTCCTTTCGATCCAATCCTTAAGAAGGTTCTGAGTACCAAATGTTGTAACTAAAGCTTTAATTAGTCCTTTAGGTTAATTTCTTACAAAGATTCTGTGTTCCAACGTTTTATACCTCAGTAGTTCAGTTTGTGCCTGTAGGATAAGAAATGTTAGAAGAGAGATTTCAAGTGcatttcaaatagttttaaaaaatgtaactgcatgttaaacattttacttaGACATAAGTGAGGAGATTTGTATGTTTTACTTCTGTTTCACTTTTTGTATATACTGAACTATAAAGGCAACATACTgttctttcatttatttacacatcagtttttttattaagttaattaacTGGATTCTCTACGTTTTTAGGGCAGCTAATTCAGCATGGGGAGAATCGATAGGAGAGTACTTTTGTGTGGACGTATCAAGTAACATGAATAATTTAGCTCACCTTTTGGTTCAAGGCAAGTTTGATTCTGTAGTATGTTACAACAACTGTTACTGTACAGTTTGATTCTATAGTATGTTACAACAACTGTTACTGTACAGTTTGATTCTATAGTATGTTACAACAACTGTTACTGTACAGTTTGATTCTATAGTATGTTACAACAACTGTTACTGTACAGTTTGATTCTATAGTATGTTACAACAACTGTTTCTGTACAGTTTGATTCTATTGTATGTTACAACAACTGTTACTTTACAGTTTGATTCTATAGTATGTTACAACTGTTACTGTACAGTTTGATTCTATAGTATGTTACAACAACTGTTACTGTACAGTTTGATTCTATTGTATGTTACAACAACTGTTACTTTACAGTTTGATTCTATAGTATGTTACAACAACTGTTACTGTACAGTTTGATTCTATTGTATGTTACAACAACTGTTACTTTACAGTTTGATTCTATAGTATGTTACAACAACTGTTACTGTACAGTTTGATTCTATTGTATGTTACAACAACTGTTACTTTACAGTTTGATTCTATAGTATGTTACAACAACTGTTACTGTACAGTTTGATTCTATTGTATGTTACAACAACTGTTACTTTACAGTTTGATTCTATAATATGTTACAACAACTGTTACTGTACAGTTTGATTCTATAGTATGTTACAACAACTGTTACTTTACAGTTTGATTCTATTGTATGTTACAACAACTGTTACTTTACAGTTTGATTCTATTGTATGTTACAACAACTGTTACTTTACAGTTTGATTCTATTGTATGTTACAACAACTGTTACTGTACAGTTTGATTCCATTGTATGTTTCAACAACTGTTACTGTACAGTCACTGCGTATTGTATGTTACAACAACTGTGACTGTACAGTCGCTGgatattgtatgttataaaaactGTTACTGTACAATCACTGTATTATCCGTTTTTGTGACCAAAAATAACTGTCACTTACCTAGTTATTAGTTTATGTTTACTGCAGTATAAAGTTAAAATCTGtagtttgattccccttggtgaacatgcacagatagccattgtgtagctttgtgctattTCAACATTACAGCTTGTGCAttgagttattaattttttttcttcatcacaACATGAAGTCTAGTGAATAAAAGATGAAGTAGAGATCTGATCCATTTCTTTGTTACTTCTCATGTATTAGACTAGTTTTAGTGAACTTATGGTTCATTAGTGAAATTCACATTTTGGTGATGAAAAACGATTAGAAATTAATTCGAGAACAGTCAGTCCAGAGAGTAGTAATGGAAAATGAACTGTGACTGTACTTCATTTATTGAAGTACCCGATGTATTTGATGTTTTTTCTGGTGCATACAAGATTATACATGGTTTATATGAAGAACTCTTCAAGTGGAAAGAAAAGCTACTGAGAGTGGAAAGTTGAACAATAAtttgttgattaaaatattttgttcctggAAATTATTTTCCACCAATTAGTTAGTTACAGGTATTAAGTGTAATCTGTCTCTCTGTTAACTACCTTTTAAGATTTAATCCGACAGGTATTAAGTGTAATCTGTCTCTCTGTTAACTACCTTTTTAAGATTTAATCCAACAGGTATTAAGTGTAATCTGTCTCTCTGTTAACTACTTTTTAAGATTTAATCCAACAGGTATTAAGTGTAATCTGTTAACTACTTTTTTAGAGATTTAATCCAACAGGTATTAAGTGTAATCTGTTAACTACTTTTTTAAGATTTAATCCAACAGGTATTAATTGTAATCTGTCTCTGTTAACTACCTTTTTAAGATTTAATCCAACAGGTATTAAGTGTAATCTGTCTCTCTGTTAACTACTTTTTTAAGATTTAATCCAACAGGTATTAAGTGTAATCTGTCTCTCTGTTAACTACTTTTTTAAGATTTAATCCAACAGGTATTAAGTGTAATCTGTGTCTCTGTTAACTACTTTTAAGATTTAATCCAACAGGTATTAAGTGTAATCTGTTAACTACTTTTTAGAGATTTAATCCAACAGGTATTAAGTGTAATCTGTTAACTACTTTTTAGAGATTTAATCCAACAGGTATTAAGTGTAATCTGTTAACTACTTTTTTAGAGATTTAATCCAACAGGTATTAAGTGTAATCTGTTAACTACTTTTTTAGAGATTTAAACCAACAGGTATTAAGTGTAATCTGTTAACTACTTTTTTAGAGATTTAATCCATAGCAATTTGCCATTACTTATTAGCAGATTTATATACAATGGTGTATTAATGGGAAGATAGATGGGGCTGCTGACCAAAGGTCTTGAGATAACTGGAGGCCCCAAAACTCGAGGCAAGGATACTGTATGTAAAGGTTATTAGAAAGTAAatgcttttcttttaaattggaagtactgttttaaattttagtatagTTATCAACAAGTAACCTTCTTTCAAGGAAGATTTATGTTACTAAAATAGGataaacagttacaaatgttCGTTTACAAAAAAACTggaattatatacatatgtaaaccAAGGTGTACATTTAACCATGAAATGACACTGGTCTTCTACCACAAAATAATATACTTCAAGAAGCTCCATATTTTACAGTCTCAGGGCCACAAAATGTCCTAATCCAACACTTTATATATGAATttgtattcattttaaaacagtttcaaattgATTCGGATTTATATCTGTTTGTTTAGGTGGAGATGTGAATGGCAGGATGTTTATGAATGGTATATATTTCAGACAGTTCTTGCCTGCTTCTAATGAGGTGAGGAGAGCTTTGTTTAATTGTAAATGTCATTATATGGTTACACATGGAGGATGACTTGCCAGTTCATGCCGATTCACACAAAATTGCGAAGTATCAAATCGACATCAActattaaagtaaataacaaatgTGTATTTAACTCTCGAGTCTTAGCTTGTTGGGTACTTACTGTATGGAGAACAATCCACGGTTCAGCAATGCTAACGGTAACTCGATTTTATTGACTCATCCTCACAACAGTTCAGTTGGTAAGATTTTGTTAAGATATGAAGAATGacataattcaaataaattaattatttaatgaaacatcTTTTCATTGTAGATACTTGCACTCAGACTCTGAATATTTTAAGTGGCGTCATCAACATATGGTGAAgtgtaaaattttgaaattaagaaagggaaaaatatacatcttttaaatttttgttaaataatctcAAATATCTCcttttgttcatatttttaattacaagtttttgCTTTTTTGATTTTCCTTTTCTATCCTTTagcattattatttattgtgacACACGCATGTAATGTACTCGGACAATATCATTGTTTAGGTCGGCAAAGACACTTTAGTTTTCTAATTATGATCACATTTTACGCTAAGCCTAATGAACTGAGGCAAACTGTTTTTATTacgtttaataatttttgtaaatatttttagtttttattttaaaacaaaaataattaatattgaaacCTAAAACCTCAATACTATTAATTGTCTGTTTAACTAACATATTTCTAGATAATAAGTAAGTTATAAGGACATGTACAGCAACAGTACCAAAAGTGGTTTCAAGAGCTTTCATGGAGTTCTGCTGCCAAAgttgaaaacaaccaacagaaattTGAACTTTAAAATCCACTCTTTCTGTGCAGAAACTGGGTTTGGTTTTTGTCAAGAGTTCCCAAGAGCTTTATTTTCTTTGAATTCTCCCTGAGGAAATTGAAACAAGGATATATAACTAGAACAATCAGCCTAGTTTCTGTCTACACATAAGATGAATTACTTAAGTTACAGAGACCTAAAGCTAAGACTTGTAAATTATCATGCATTACTGTACAACAAAACCAAAgattataagtttttgttttttttcgtagtttctttcaaaacatggggttaattaaaacatttattatcgtaattaatatttattgttgatgtCTCATTCAGAGATGGGACACATTCTAGTGCTTAATTGTGAGTGACGGTTGGTTGTTTCCTTCCAATTTTCTATTAAATTCGGACAATTGCATCGTTACAACAGTGACTCCAAAACACTgctattttgttaaaattagaaattgGTACAATTAATGGTTGCTTTATCGGATCAGTATTATGCAAATATTGCAAAAAAGGTATAATAACAGAAGTCACCGAGTTGAAATATTGGTCATCAAGATACTAAGGCTGACTGGACATTTATGTTTGTAACTTGTTCTACATACCTCCTAAGTACCTTCTGTCAGTCTCTTTTGTTCTTTAGAGAACGTACGATAGTGACTTTCTGCTACAGTCTCCTTGAACAACCTTCTGCCAATATTTTCTATTCCTTAGAGAACGTCGACATAGTGACTTCCTGCTACAGTCTCCTTGAACAACCTTCTgccaatattttttattccttAGAGAACGTCACGATATAGTGACTTCCTGCTACAGTCTTCTTGAACAACCTTCTGTCAATATTTTTATTCCTAAGAGAACGTCACGACATAGTGACTTCCTGCTACAGTCTCCTTGAACAACCTTCtgtcaatattttttattcctaAGAGAGTGTATGACATAGTGACTTCCTGCTACAGTCTCCTTGAACAACCTTCTgccaatattttttattccttAGAGAACGTACGACATAGTGACTTCCTGCTACAGTCTCCTTGAACAACCTTCtgtcaatattttttattcctaAGAGAGCGTATGACATAATGACTTCCTGCTACAGTCTCCTTGAACAACCTTCtgtcaatattttttattcctaAGAGAGCGTATGACATAATGACTTCCTGCTACAGTCTCCTTGAACAACCTTCGgtcaatattttttattccttAGAGAACATATGACATAGTGACTTCCTGCTACAGTCTTCTTGAACAACCTTCTGTCAATATTTTTATTCCTAAGAGAACATATGACATAGTGACTTCCTGCTACAGTCTCCTTGAACAACCTTCtgtcaatattttttattccttAGAGAACGTCTGATATAGTGACTTCCTGCTACAGTCTCCTTGAACAACCTTCtgtcaatattttttattcctaAGAGAACATATGACATAGTGACTTCC encodes:
- the LOC143246914 gene encoding ribosome assembly protein METTL17, mitochondrial-like isoform X3 is translated as MWAANSAWGESIGEYFCVDVSSNMNNLAHLLVQGGDVNGRMFMNGIYFRQFLPASNERTYDSDFLLQSP
- the LOC143246914 gene encoding ribosome assembly protein METTL17, mitochondrial-like isoform X2, with the translated sequence MWAANSAWGESIGEYFCVDVSSNMNNLAHLLVQGGDVNGRMFMNGIYFRQFLPASNERTYDIVTSCYSLLEQPSVNIFYS
- the LOC143246914 gene encoding ribosome assembly protein METTL17, mitochondrial-like isoform X1, coding for MWAANSAWGESIGEYFCVDVSSNMNNLAHLLVQGGDVNGRMFMNGIYFRQFLPASNERMYDIVTFCYSLLEQPSVNIFYSLENVQYSDFLLQSP